One window of Chryseobacterium sp. JJR-5R genomic DNA carries:
- a CDS encoding bacteriocin-like protein: MKNLKKINRQELKHVTGGIVPDNGCLPCDVYCSIPEGQRPTCNIVYIVAHCNGCKDYPLES, from the coding sequence ATGAAAAATTTAAAAAAAATCAACAGGCAGGAACTTAAGCATGTCACAGGCGGAATTGTTCCGGATAACGGATGCCTGCCTTGTGATGTTTATTGCAGCATTCCTGAAGGGCAGCGGCCGACCTGTAACATTGTGTATATCGTAGCACACTGCAACGGCTGTAAAGATTATCCTTTAGAATCGTAA
- the rplU gene encoding 50S ribosomal protein L21 — MFAIVEIAGLQYKVEQDQKLFVNRLSGDKGGKVSFDKVLLTVNGAITVGAPAVSGITVEAEILDHVKADKVIVFKKKRRKGYQVKNGHRQSLTQIQITGITGFERAEKAEKPAKKTTKKADAEAAESAE, encoded by the coding sequence ATGTTTGCAATTGTAGAAATAGCAGGGCTTCAATATAAAGTTGAGCAAGACCAGAAGTTGTTTGTAAACCGTTTGTCAGGAGACAAAGGAGGTAAAGTATCTTTTGATAAAGTACTTCTTACCGTAAACGGAGCAATCACTGTAGGCGCCCCAGCTGTAAGCGGAATCACTGTAGAAGCAGAGATCCTTGACCACGTAAAAGCTGATAAAGTAATCGTTTTCAAGAAAAAAAGAAGAAAAGGTTACCAGGTGAAAAATGGTCACAGACAATCTTTAACTCAGATTCAGATCACCGGGATTACCGGATTTGAAAGAGCTGAAAAAGCAGAGAAGCCTGCTAAAAAGACAACAAAAAAAGCAGATGCTGAAGCTGCTGAAAGCGCAGAATAA
- a CDS encoding pyridoxal phosphate-dependent aminotransferase: MFTNTDINFEALKRKAYNGRWATLENGIIPLTAADPDFRMSQEIENGIIEYIRDGYLSYGPFSGIPEFRKSVAEHFNTEKKGNFTPDNVLAVNSAAQGMFLIAKYVLNPGDEAIIFDPVDFLFKKTVEAVGGNIRLCSVDAATGDIDLEMLVSLISPRTKLISICNPHNPVGRVYSKEILKKISEIAATHDLWVMSDEIWSDIVYDKKEFNTYSSVSEEAKNKSFTVFGFSKSFGIAGLRIGAVLCNDQDLLDDFTEKSNFNSTIEGVSTLSQIAASVAIDKAKPWFNDFLTHLQHNRDLAHSILSNSGILTPNLPEATFVIFPKIEKGMSSDEFAQHVLKEGKVAVVPGSERWFGKGAEGHIRICFSTSQEILTEGLNRMINSF; this comes from the coding sequence ATGTTTACAAATACAGATATTAATTTCGAAGCCCTGAAAAGAAAAGCCTATAACGGCAGATGGGCCACACTGGAAAACGGGATCATCCCTTTGACGGCAGCTGATCCTGATTTCAGGATGTCACAGGAAATCGAAAACGGAATCATTGAATATATCAGGGACGGCTACTTAAGCTACGGCCCTTTTTCCGGGATTCCGGAATTCAGGAAAAGCGTTGCCGAACATTTCAATACGGAAAAGAAAGGAAACTTTACCCCGGACAATGTTTTAGCCGTAAACAGTGCAGCTCAGGGCATGTTCCTGATTGCAAAATATGTTTTAAATCCCGGAGACGAAGCGATTATTTTTGACCCTGTCGATTTCCTTTTCAAAAAAACAGTGGAAGCGGTCGGAGGAAATATCAGGCTGTGTTCAGTAGACGCTGCAACAGGCGATATCGATCTTGAGATGCTGGTTTCCCTAATCTCTCCCAGAACAAAACTAATCAGCATCTGCAATCCCCATAATCCTGTGGGAAGGGTATATTCCAAAGAAATTTTGAAAAAAATATCAGAGATTGCCGCAACTCATGATCTTTGGGTGATGAGTGACGAAATATGGAGTGACATTGTATATGACAAGAAGGAATTCAATACCTATTCCTCGGTATCTGAGGAGGCTAAAAATAAAAGTTTTACGGTGTTCGGCTTTTCAAAATCTTTCGGGATTGCAGGGCTGAGAATAGGAGCAGTTTTATGCAATGACCAGGACCTTCTGGATGATTTTACGGAGAAATCCAACTTTAACTCTACCATTGAAGGCGTTTCTACTTTATCCCAGATTGCTGCCAGCGTAGCGATTGACAAGGCAAAACCGTGGTTTAATGATTTCCTCACCCATTTACAGCACAACAGGGATCTGGCTCACAGCATATTAAGCAATTCCGGGATCCTCACCCCGAATCTTCCGGAAGCTACCTTTGTAATATTTCCTAAAATAGAAAAAGGCATGTCCAGTGATGAATTTGCCCAGCATGTACTTAAAGAAGGAAAAGTCGCCGTTGTTCCGGGCTCGGAAAGATGGTTCGGAAAAGGTGCCGAAGGGCATATCAGGATCTGTTTCTCCACTTCTCAGGAAATCCTGACCGAAGGGCTTAACAGGATGATCAACAGCTTTTAA
- a CDS encoding SOS response-associated peptidase family protein, whose product MCYNFNNKKVSLKKAAEDLNAEGYEEKEFELKGSINAFTKQTAPAIPAIVNHNGIVLMNTFWGAKENPDAPTKGKNLKSENTHTFYRKIEKNRCLIPASSYFEHKTVPVQGRKTPTKVKHEMFWKDKMQFYIAGYFDEYDDGSLGFGLVTTLPNPVQAEVHNRMIITLDAKMGRAFLDQEPIEEFQFPNYSPDLEYVNLEPEKVQDTLF is encoded by the coding sequence ATGTGCTACAATTTCAATAATAAAAAAGTCAGCCTGAAAAAAGCAGCGGAAGACCTTAATGCAGAAGGATACGAAGAAAAGGAGTTTGAATTGAAAGGCAGCATCAATGCATTTACCAAGCAGACAGCTCCAGCCATTCCAGCAATCGTCAACCATAACGGGATTGTCCTCATGAATACCTTCTGGGGTGCAAAAGAGAATCCGGATGCTCCGACTAAAGGAAAGAACCTGAAATCTGAAAATACCCACACTTTCTACCGTAAAATTGAAAAAAACCGGTGCCTGATCCCGGCCTCTTCTTATTTTGAACACAAGACCGTACCTGTACAGGGGAGAAAAACCCCAACAAAGGTAAAGCATGAAATGTTCTGGAAGGATAAAATGCAGTTTTATATTGCCGGGTATTTTGATGAATATGATGACGGCAGCCTGGGCTTCGGCCTGGTAACCACATTGCCGAACCCGGTACAGGCGGAAGTCCACAACCGGATGATCATCACCCTTGACGCAAAGATGGGCAGGGCATTTCTGGATCAGGAGCCGATTGAAGAATTTCAGTTTCCGAACTATTCGCCGGATCTGGAATATGTGAATTTAGAACCGGAGAAGGTACAGGATACTTTATTTTAA
- a CDS encoding DUF502 domain-containing protein — protein MKKLTFENFANFFLKNFFQGLVIIGPIGLTIFVIWYVVSSIDNIIPSVAREIPGLVFISTILCTAILGFLGNKFVLGKFFFDSMDRLLEKTPGVKHIYTPTKDVMSSFVGDKKKFNDPVWVKTNENPEIWRIGFLTQKEMADVEKHNYVAVYLPHSYAISGWVIVTEEKNIKPVVGMTAATAMKFAVSGGVAGFHSDDNIFKAPE, from the coding sequence TTGAAAAAACTGACGTTTGAAAACTTTGCCAATTTTTTCCTGAAAAACTTTTTTCAGGGACTGGTCATTATCGGGCCCATCGGGCTGACCATTTTTGTGATCTGGTATGTTGTTTCGTCAATTGATAACATTATCCCTTCAGTGGCAAGGGAAATTCCGGGACTGGTCTTTATCTCAACAATTTTATGCACCGCAATTTTAGGATTCTTAGGAAACAAATTTGTGCTGGGAAAATTCTTTTTCGATTCCATGGACCGTTTACTGGAGAAAACACCCGGCGTTAAACACATTTATACCCCAACCAAAGATGTGATGTCTTCATTTGTCGGAGACAAGAAAAAATTCAATGACCCGGTCTGGGTAAAAACCAATGAAAACCCGGAAATCTGGAGAATCGGGTTCCTGACCCAAAAAGAGATGGCGGATGTGGAAAAACACAATTATGTTGCGGTTTACCTTCCCCATTCGTATGCTATTTCAGGCTGGGTAATTGTTACTGAAGAAAAAAACATCAAGCCTGTTGTCGGGATGACGGCGGCTACTGCCATGAAATTTGCCGTGAGCGGCGGTGTTGCGGGTTTTCATTCAGATGACAATATCTTCAAAGCACCGGAATAA
- a CDS encoding acyltransferase family protein, translated as MKRDLYIDFAKGMATLSIIFIHTAFWSGQLYIPAEVRVFSLVFDVALFYALSGITSGSDIGKTFYRLLKLQITYMIFVTLLFFLDYFFKVFGLAFFSMEWLQNFYTTFGSKYAATDISAVPQWENLGNWYLHEYSNADTFPVVMGSFWYLKVYFILTVFGVLVLKFFPKHINWFIGLCVALTLIFNIFPEMYPTGQVGYVAFYMTAFLAAHKMKGKKIPEKIIPVLYGIVALALVWMFFFYGNGIFYKINRNKFPPKIPYIIWALFSLVTLFVFYNRLKITKESFVTHIGRNAIFFYFAQGISSSLVYFLVTPLKDSMPWWILMVLIYIINIFLAFIISGGLKKVDGWGWKALQFLRIKTAVK; from the coding sequence ATGAAAAGAGACCTTTATATAGATTTTGCAAAAGGCATGGCTACCCTTTCCATTATTTTTATCCACACGGCATTCTGGTCCGGGCAGCTTTACATTCCGGCTGAAGTAAGGGTATTTTCCCTGGTGTTTGATGTGGCGCTGTTCTATGCATTAAGCGGAATTACCTCAGGATCTGATATTGGAAAGACATTTTACAGGTTATTGAAACTGCAGATTACGTATATGATCTTTGTAACCCTGTTGTTTTTTCTGGATTATTTCTTCAAAGTTTTCGGGCTTGCTTTTTTTTCAATGGAATGGCTGCAGAATTTCTATACGACTTTCGGATCAAAATATGCCGCTACAGATATTTCTGCAGTTCCCCAATGGGAAAACCTCGGCAACTGGTACCTCCATGAATACAGCAATGCAGACACTTTCCCCGTAGTAATGGGCAGTTTCTGGTATCTGAAAGTGTATTTTATACTGACGGTTTTCGGGGTTCTGGTTTTAAAATTCTTTCCGAAGCACATCAACTGGTTCATTGGGCTGTGTGTGGCTTTAACACTGATATTTAATATATTCCCGGAAATGTATCCCACAGGACAGGTGGGTTATGTTGCATTTTACATGACCGCATTTCTGGCTGCTCATAAGATGAAAGGAAAAAAGATTCCGGAAAAGATAATCCCCGTTTTATACGGCATTGTAGCTTTAGCCTTAGTATGGATGTTCTTCTTTTACGGAAATGGAATCTTTTATAAGATCAACAGGAATAAGTTTCCGCCGAAGATCCCTTATATCATCTGGGCTTTATTTTCACTGGTAACCCTATTTGTTTTTTACAACCGGTTAAAAATTACGAAAGAAAGTTTTGTTACCCATATCGGCAGGAATGCCATATTCTTTTATTTTGCACAGGGAATAAGTTCGTCATTGGTCTATTTTCTGGTAACCCCATTAAAAGACAGTATGCCCTGGTGGATCCTGATGGTTTTAATATACATCATTAATATTTTCTTGGCTTTCATAATTTCCGGCGGACTGAAAAAAGTGGACGGATGGGGGTGGAAAGCATTGCAGTTCCTGAGAATAAAAACGGCTGTTAAATAA
- the rpmA gene encoding 50S ribosomal protein L27 — protein sequence MAHKKGVGSSKNGRESHSKRLGVKIFGGQEAIAGNIIVRQRGTQHHPGANVGIGKDHTLFALIDGKVVFRKKANNRSFVSVEANA from the coding sequence ATGGCACATAAGAAAGGAGTTGGTAGTTCCAAAAACGGTAGAGAATCTCACTCTAAAAGATTAGGGGTAAAGATTTTCGGAGGTCAGGAGGCTATTGCCGGAAATATTATTGTTAGACAAAGAGGTACTCAACACCACCCGGGTGCAAACGTGGGAATCGGTAAAGATCACACTTTGTTCGCTTTAATAGACGGAAAAGTAGTTTTCAGAAAGAAAGCAAACAACAGATCTTTTGTATCTGTAGAAGCAAACGCATAA
- a CDS encoding NAD(P)/FAD-dependent oxidoreductase, which yields MGKAAIIGAGVSGLSMANYLEKNNIDYHLYERRTQNDLKGHGFILPKEGIEFLSNIINIDHLYEKGSFLKKYIHYSRSGEIISEKDLDDVFVVSRSALIEILANGIPSDRLSYETTVALNGFSDGKADILINDNTKLEADLVIASDGSRSRIRRKIFQDETMKAVLENEVVNIIENEELAAQIESNFLKFHHENGGLTFGVLKLSSSKILWYCQFDITRFFINEDYTPDCIRQFMLDNFGDWNPLVSSIIEGSGYENAHIWRVYELEKLNPFYHENVVFIGDAAHPLIPFTSQGVTSALKDSFTLTGLLTKGNNLQETFRTYEEERRPEIDIHIRNGRALLEQFLLPLDEQPKNTLPISYK from the coding sequence ATGGGCAAAGCTGCAATCATAGGAGCCGGGGTTTCCGGCCTGAGCATGGCAAATTATTTAGAAAAAAATAATATAGACTATCACCTCTACGAAAGAAGAACGCAGAATGACCTGAAAGGGCACGGGTTTATCCTTCCCAAAGAAGGCATTGAGTTTCTTTCCAATATCATTAACATTGATCACCTTTACGAAAAAGGCAGTTTCCTGAAAAAATACATCCATTACAGCCGGAGCGGGGAAATCATTTCAGAAAAAGACCTGGATGATGTTTTTGTAGTTTCAAGAAGTGCACTGATTGAGATTTTGGCCAACGGAATCCCTTCAGACAGGCTTTCATACGAAACAACAGTAGCCTTAAACGGTTTCTCAGACGGAAAAGCGGACATCCTGATTAATGACAATACAAAACTGGAAGCTGATCTGGTTATTGCATCGGACGGATCAAGAAGTAGGATCCGAAGGAAAATTTTCCAGGATGAGACCATGAAAGCCGTACTGGAAAACGAAGTGGTCAATATTATTGAAAATGAAGAACTTGCCGCACAGATAGAAAGCAATTTCCTGAAATTCCACCATGAGAACGGAGGTCTCACCTTCGGCGTTTTAAAACTTTCTTCTTCAAAAATCCTTTGGTACTGCCAGTTTGATATTACTCGGTTTTTTATCAATGAAGACTACACGCCGGACTGCATCAGGCAGTTCATGCTTGACAATTTCGGTGACTGGAACCCTTTGGTTTCTTCCATTATCGAAGGTTCAGGCTATGAAAATGCCCACATCTGGAGGGTATATGAACTGGAAAAGCTAAATCCGTTTTACCATGAGAATGTGGTATTCATTGGAGATGCAGCCCATCCGCTCATTCCTTTTACCAGCCAGGGGGTTACCTCTGCACTGAAGGATTCCTTTACATTAACCGGTCTTCTGACCAAAGGAAATAACCTTCAGGAAACTTTCCGGACATATGAGGAAGAAAGAAGGCCTGAAATCGACATTCACATCAGAAACGGGAGGGCTTTGCTTGAGCAATTCCTGCTGCCTCTGGACGAACAGCCAAAAAATACTTTACCAATCTCTTATAAATAA
- a CDS encoding metalloprotease produces MKRNFNFHLIVGAIAALSLSACNDDTMETPVTEQQTESLKPEQPNALEKVCYYVDQYWSSNAVLTTSLQNSTDTNFMNAQMTKIAGLWGRSNPTLRFVNDPSNYNSTYNAISYSTGKIYYGYAIYYDAKNKGGDIVNAMILAHEYGHQLQYIFGLPTVSEPTARPNELEADGFAGYYLRRPNGYNQTSFAQIAAAYEFAQSIGDYQTTSPGHHGTPPQRRSAVRLGFLLGQYDLTAAAFDYNFFYYYQGVLNGTYKMGKNTQYPEIDAYMTQYMDELRKIQSGEISAEAFKELK; encoded by the coding sequence ATGAAAAGAAATTTTAATTTCCACCTTATTGTGGGAGCCATTGCTGCACTTTCCCTGTCAGCATGTAATGACGACACCATGGAAACTCCGGTAACGGAGCAACAGACAGAAAGCCTGAAGCCGGAGCAGCCGAATGCACTGGAAAAGGTTTGCTATTACGTAGATCAGTACTGGAGTTCAAACGCAGTCCTGACAACTTCGCTCCAGAATTCCACAGATACCAATTTTATGAATGCGCAGATGACTAAAATTGCAGGCCTGTGGGGAAGAAGCAATCCGACATTAAGGTTCGTGAATGACCCTTCAAACTACAATTCTACATACAATGCGATTTCCTATTCCACCGGAAAAATTTATTATGGCTATGCCATTTATTATGATGCCAAAAACAAAGGCGGAGATATTGTGAATGCCATGATCCTCGCGCATGAATACGGACATCAGCTGCAATACATCTTTGGACTGCCTACAGTAAGCGAACCTACAGCAAGGCCCAATGAGCTGGAAGCAGACGGTTTTGCCGGCTATTACCTGAGAAGACCAAACGGATACAACCAGACCTCCTTTGCTCAGATTGCCGCCGCCTATGAGTTTGCACAGAGCATCGGCGATTACCAGACCACCAGTCCGGGGCACCATGGAACTCCGCCACAGAGAAGATCAGCAGTACGTCTGGGCTTTTTACTGGGGCAGTATGACCTTACTGCAGCTGCATTTGATTATAACTTCTTCTACTACTACCAGGGCGTTCTAAACGGAACCTATAAGATGGGAAAAAACACCCAGTATCCTGAAATTGATGCTTATATGACTCAGTATATGGACGAACTGAGAAAAATCCAAAGCGGGGAAATTTCTGCAGAAGCATTTAAAGAACTTAAATAA
- a CDS encoding DUF5686 family protein: MLINNPKYYPLFFLLFFIESVYAQNTANGRIVDAKTNKEISGVDVFINESNKPVLTTTSGNFTVQSDSIIYKLKFLRKNYALENLTVTPETASNIFVKLSQEKVSSIEEVVIHNEKPKYKNKKENPAYAIMQKVWERKRNNGLDKFDTYTYKEYEKIQFDANNLDSAFMKRKIFNKLDFIFEYADSTASGKMGLPLFLNEAVYENYGENRPSKKNKRLLTAQKTSGFQDNQIITLTAKNLYRDINIYDNTLNYFDIGFPSPVGETGFSTYDYNLIDTISIRGENAFKIRYQPKRTEVLAFQGYLYIDTDSYAVLGATLKSTQKINVNFINGISTELEYDNPDESTFLPRKFVTEIEMTPFSKKKTSKSIVAKRSVDYSDYEFNKPLEDNIFKRKEEEYNDRFVDKDDAYWLKARPDSLSKSEQGIYDMLDKLQQTPKFNRLVKLYETLGSGYYNVGKSIDIGPIFSVYGKNEVEGDRIRLGARTYFTRNDPWRVQFYTAYGFKDQQLKYGAEARFMFNRVNRFTVGAGTRRDILQLGVQLTNDDGIMARTFASSTIFARGENASLSSLNQTNVFTSIEPWKNFQIRLDGSMQSIKSANPDGFNLMYYKNGDLRKTANDSHFTLSLIARPGAKFSQTGIDRYEHGTLAPTIILKYTKGVEGLFGSDFNYNKLQFMFYKPVLIGSWGKTLVNFEAGKNFDTVPLALQNVIPGNQSYSLAANTFAQLNYYEFVADTYTTLHLEHHFNGKILSYIPLIKKLKLREIAFIRGAYGTLSEASKAINVAGFKYSAPSEHIYYEYGVGIENIGFGNLRIFRVDFNWRGNYLDRPDISKFGIKAGFQFGF, translated from the coding sequence ATGTTAATTAACAATCCGAAATATTACCCTCTCTTTTTTCTCCTTTTTTTCATCGAATCTGTTTATGCGCAGAATACGGCCAACGGAAGGATTGTAGATGCCAAAACCAACAAAGAAATAAGCGGCGTGGATGTCTTCATTAATGAAAGCAACAAGCCTGTGCTTACCACTACCTCGGGCAACTTTACGGTTCAGTCTGACAGCATTATTTACAAATTAAAATTTTTAAGAAAAAACTATGCGCTAGAAAACCTAACGGTTACTCCGGAAACGGCCTCCAATATTTTTGTAAAGCTTTCACAGGAAAAAGTGAGCAGCATTGAAGAGGTAGTGATCCATAACGAAAAACCTAAGTATAAGAACAAGAAGGAAAACCCGGCTTATGCCATCATGCAGAAAGTCTGGGAGCGGAAAAGAAACAACGGACTGGATAAGTTTGACACCTACACATACAAAGAGTATGAAAAAATCCAGTTTGATGCCAATAACCTGGACAGTGCTTTTATGAAAAGAAAAATCTTTAATAAACTTGATTTTATCTTTGAATATGCAGACTCTACCGCAAGCGGAAAAATGGGCCTCCCCCTTTTCCTGAATGAAGCCGTATATGAAAATTACGGGGAAAACAGGCCGTCAAAAAAAAACAAAAGGCTGCTTACCGCACAGAAAACTTCAGGATTCCAGGATAACCAGATTATTACACTGACTGCCAAAAACCTCTACCGGGACATCAATATTTACGATAACACATTAAATTATTTTGATATCGGATTTCCGAGCCCGGTGGGAGAAACGGGATTCAGTACATACGATTATAACCTGATTGATACCATTTCAATCCGCGGAGAAAACGCTTTCAAGATCCGCTATCAGCCGAAAAGGACCGAAGTACTGGCCTTCCAGGGATACCTTTATATTGATACCGACAGTTATGCGGTTTTAGGGGCGACCCTGAAATCTACACAGAAAATCAATGTTAACTTCATCAACGGGATTTCAACGGAACTGGAATATGACAATCCTGATGAGAGTACATTCCTGCCCAGGAAATTTGTGACTGAAATTGAAATGACTCCGTTTTCAAAAAAGAAAACCTCCAAAAGCATTGTTGCAAAACGGTCTGTCGATTATTCGGATTACGAATTTAACAAGCCCCTTGAAGATAATATTTTCAAACGGAAAGAAGAGGAATACAATGACCGGTTTGTAGACAAGGATGATGCTTACTGGCTGAAAGCACGGCCGGATTCGCTCTCAAAAAGCGAGCAGGGAATTTATGATATGCTGGACAAGCTTCAGCAGACCCCAAAGTTCAACCGCCTTGTAAAATTATATGAAACCCTTGGTTCCGGATATTATAATGTAGGAAAGAGCATTGATATAGGCCCTATTTTTTCTGTCTACGGAAAAAATGAAGTAGAAGGCGACAGGATAAGGCTCGGAGCAAGAACCTACTTTACCAGAAATGACCCTTGGCGGGTACAGTTCTATACGGCTTACGGTTTTAAAGACCAGCAGTTAAAATACGGAGCAGAAGCGAGATTTATGTTCAACAGGGTAAACAGGTTTACCGTAGGAGCCGGAACGAGAAGGGATATCTTACAATTGGGAGTGCAGCTTACCAATGATGACGGGATTATGGCAAGGACATTTGCTTCCTCAACCATTTTTGCAAGAGGAGAAAATGCATCTTTAAGCTCTTTAAACCAAACCAATGTCTTCACCTCTATCGAGCCGTGGAAAAACTTCCAGATCAGGCTGGACGGAAGCATGCAGAGCATCAAATCTGCCAATCCTGATGGTTTTAACCTGATGTATTATAAAAACGGGGATCTGAGAAAAACAGCCAACGATTCTCATTTTACGTTGAGTCTAATCGCAAGGCCGGGAGCCAAATTCTCGCAAACCGGTATTGACCGGTATGAGCACGGAACATTGGCCCCTACCATTATTTTAAAGTACACAAAAGGAGTTGAAGGCTTATTCGGATCAGATTTTAATTATAATAAGCTGCAGTTCATGTTTTATAAGCCGGTGCTGATCGGCAGCTGGGGCAAAACGCTGGTTAATTTTGAAGCCGGGAAAAATTTCGATACCGTGCCTCTGGCTTTACAGAACGTAATCCCGGGAAACCAGTCCTATAGCCTGGCAGCCAATACTTTTGCGCAGCTAAATTATTATGAATTTGTTGCCGATACCTATACTACGCTTCATCTTGAGCATCATTTTAACGGTAAAATACTTTCCTATATTCCTTTAATCAAGAAATTAAAACTGAGGGAAATTGCATTTATCAGAGGGGCTTACGGTACGTTAAGCGAGGCATCAAAAGCCATTAATGTAGCCGGATTCAAATATTCAGCGCCCAGTGAGCATATATATTATGAATATGGAGTAGGTATTGAAAATATAGGTTTCGGAAACCTCAGGATATTCAGGGTAGATTTTAACTGGAGGGGAAATTATCTCGACAGGCCTGATATTTCAAAGTTCGGAATTAAAGCCGGATTTCAGTTCGGCTTCTGA
- a CDS encoding tRNA-(ms[2]io[6]A)-hydroxylase, giving the protein MFKLKLPTDPRWANIAEENIEEILTDHAWCEQKAATNAIGLITMLPEYPEIVTELLAIAREELDHFNQVHEIIKKRGYTFGRTRKDDYVNELVHFIQKGGNRDSLIVDKMLFAAMIEARSCERFKVLTENIKDEELKTFYKELMISEANHYTTFIGFARQLGDPDKVNARWEEWLEYEARIILSYGKGETIHG; this is encoded by the coding sequence ATGTTTAAGTTGAAACTTCCTACCGACCCGAGGTGGGCAAATATCGCAGAGGAAAACATTGAAGAAATTTTAACGGACCATGCCTGGTGTGAGCAGAAAGCCGCTACCAATGCCATCGGGCTGATTACCATGCTCCCGGAATACCCTGAAATTGTAACAGAACTTCTTGCCATTGCCCGGGAAGAACTGGACCATTTCAATCAGGTGCATGAGATCATTAAGAAAAGAGGCTACACTTTCGGGCGTACCCGAAAAGATGATTATGTAAACGAACTTGTACATTTTATCCAGAAAGGAGGAAACAGGGATAGCCTTATTGTAGATAAGATGCTTTTTGCCGCGATGATTGAGGCCAGGAGCTGCGAAAGATTTAAAGTGCTTACCGAAAATATTAAGGATGAGGAACTGAAAACCTTCTACAAAGAACTGATGATCTCGGAAGCCAATCATTATACCACCTTTATCGGTTTTGCAAGACAGCTTGGGGATCCCGATAAAGTAAATGCAAGATGGGAAGAGTGGCTGGAATATGAAGCCAGGATCATCCTTTCTTATGGAAAAGGAGAAACCATACACGGATAA